A section of the Pochonia chlamydosporia 170 chromosome 2, whole genome shotgun sequence genome encodes:
- a CDS encoding P-loop containing nucleoside triphosphate hydrolase (similar to Glarea lozoyensis ATCC 20868 XP_008087782.1), with product MLIKGQPIMVIGVMGVTGAGKSTFVRAASGNTEVVVGHSLEACTQKIAAFEFNINGHNIILVDTPGFNDTYRSDTEVLLDLAKWLEVTYRQNAKLTGIIYLHRITDVRMDGSGMRNLKMFRKLCGDDPMKNVGIASTFWGQIEDAKAVAHEDELRTKPNFWGTMMEHGAQVRRFTGTQQSAMDILMSFANKATVTLDIQRELVDEEKPLGETAAGNAVNEELYRLETKYKQELDRIQQETAAAIAETDVKYERILRMEREQMQQKLERIHMDQDILRQERREEIRRIEGENKRKFNLLKKEYDDKFQRQQLEADRLREDGRADMREQMRDMRLQQAKLSAGFREQIQEMQEQNQRQMEHIMSENDSLRATAQNSREKDVGGKLATLVATGVAAVVDPFAIPVAIAALADFVNEL from the exons ATGCTCATCAAGGGGCAACCAATCATGGTAATTGGAGTTATGGGAGTGACCGGGGCTGGGAAAAGTACATTTGTCCGCGCCGCCAGCGGAAATACCGAGGTGGTGGTCGGCCATTCGTTGGAAGCAT GCACCCAGAAGATTGCCGCATTCGaattcaacatcaacggCCATAACATAATCCTTGTCGACACCCCAGGTTTCAATGACACGTACCGTTCCGACACGGAGGTCCTTCTTGACCTTGCCAAATGGCTCGAGGTTACTTATCGCCAGAACGCCAAGCTCACCGGCATCATATATCTCCACCGAATCACTGATGTGCGAATGGATGGCAGCGGCATGAGAAACCTCAAAATGTTCCGTAAGCTCTGTGGCGATGACCCAATGAAGAACGTTGGTATTGCCTCTACATTCTGGGGCCAAAttgaagatgccaaagccGTCGCCCATGAGGATGAATTACGGACAAAGCCGAACTTTTGGGGAACCATGATGGAGCATGGTGCTCAGGTTCGACGCTTCACAGGAACTCAGCAATCCGCTATGGACATCCTGATGTCTTTCGCGAACAAGGCCACAGTAACACTGGATATCCAGCGTGAATTAGTAGATGAGGAAAAGCCTTTGGGAGAAACAGCTGCCGGCAACGCCGTAAATGAGGAGCTATATCGGCTGGAAACCAAGTACAAACAAGAGTTGGATCGCATTCAGCAAGAGACAGCTGCGGCAATAGCAGAGACGGACGTCAAGTATGAAAGAATTTTGCGCATGGAGCGTGAGCAAATGCAACAGAAGCTTGAGCGCATCCATATGGACCAAGACATACTCCGCCAGGAACGTCGTGAGGAGATCCGCCGCATCGAAGGCGAGAATAAGCGCAAATTCAACCTACTCAAGAAGGAGTATGACGACAAATTCCAACGGCAGCAGCTAGAGGCGGATCGTTTGCGTGAAGATGGCAGAGCTGACATGCGTGAACAAATGCGCGACATGCGCCTGCAGCAAGCTAAGCTGTCGGCTGGGTTTCGAGAACAGATTCAGGAGATGCAAGAGCAAAACCAAAGGCAGATGGAGCACATTATGTCCGAGAACGACTCTCTGAGAGCTACGGCACAGAACAGTAGGGAGAAAGACGTTGGTGGTAAGTTGGCCACCCTCGTGGCTACAGGCGTTGCGGCGGTTGTAGATCCGTTCGCTATTCCAGTTGCTATTGCCGCACTCGCTGATTTTGTCAATGAACTATGA